The following are encoded in a window of Halorarum salinum genomic DNA:
- a CDS encoding Hsp20/alpha crystallin family protein: MGSPLVDVVETGGEVHVVVDLPGFDEEEITIQADDDTLFIAAERPAAAGETGGAGGEEFDVVRAERPRRLERTVRLPPNGDVDAATATYEDGVCTVTVPKAETTRRRIGFQ, from the coding sequence GTGGGGTCCCCGCTCGTCGACGTCGTCGAGACCGGCGGCGAGGTCCACGTCGTCGTCGACCTCCCGGGCTTCGACGAGGAGGAGATCACCATCCAGGCGGACGACGACACGCTCTTCATCGCGGCCGAGCGCCCGGCCGCCGCGGGCGAAACGGGGGGTGCGGGCGGCGAGGAGTTCGACGTGGTGCGTGCCGAGCGCCCGCGTCGGCTGGAGCGCACCGTCAGACTCCCGCCGAACGGCGACGTCGATGCCGCGACCGCGACCTACGAGGACGGCGTCTGCACGGTCACGGTACCGAAGGCGGAGACTACCCGCAGACGGATCGGCTTCCAGTAG
- a CDS encoding saccharopine dehydrogenase family protein, with protein sequence MNGRVLVYGSYGYAGSLITREAVDAGDAPVLAGRRAEPLEEQATELGLDHRVFSLAHPGVVESQLGDVDAVLNCAGPFSRTVGPLLDACLETGTDYLDIAGRIETVESVAERDRDAERADVTVLPAVGFDVVPTDCLAATLDAELPETERLTLAIDGLGTFSPGTVKSIVESLDRPGAVREDGEIRSVPVAWKTREFDFGFGDETGVTVPWGTVSTAYYSTGIENVETYAVVPAVAVRAMRLGRRLTPLLAFEPLQRLLGMAADRFVSGPTPDERARSTARVWGEATTDDGDRAVARMTTPDTYDLTAATAVESARRVVSGGTEPGFQTPVTAFGADYVTEFDGVTLEHVEAA encoded by the coding sequence ATGAACGGGAGGGTACTCGTGTACGGATCGTACGGCTACGCCGGTTCCCTCATCACCCGCGAGGCGGTCGACGCCGGGGACGCACCGGTCCTGGCCGGACGTCGGGCCGAACCGCTCGAGGAGCAGGCGACCGAACTCGGCCTGGATCATCGGGTGTTCAGCCTCGCCCATCCGGGCGTCGTCGAGTCGCAGCTCGGGGACGTCGACGCCGTCTTGAACTGTGCAGGGCCGTTCTCGAGGACCGTGGGCCCGCTCCTCGATGCCTGTCTCGAGACCGGGACCGACTATCTCGACATCGCCGGTCGCATCGAGACTGTCGAATCCGTCGCCGAGCGCGATCGGGACGCCGAACGCGCCGACGTCACCGTTCTCCCGGCCGTCGGATTCGACGTGGTTCCGACGGACTGTCTCGCGGCCACACTCGACGCGGAGCTCCCGGAGACCGAGCGGCTCACGCTGGCAATCGACGGTCTCGGCACCTTCTCGCCGGGGACCGTGAAGTCGATCGTCGAGAGCCTCGACCGACCGGGGGCCGTCCGTGAGGACGGGGAGATCCGAAGCGTACCCGTCGCCTGGAAGACCCGCGAGTTCGACTTCGGCTTCGGGGACGAAACCGGCGTGACGGTTCCCTGGGGCACGGTCTCGACCGCGTACTATTCGACCGGGATCGAAAACGTCGAAACGTACGCGGTCGTCCCGGCCGTCGCGGTCAGGGCGATGCGACTGGGGAGACGACTCACGCCCCTGCTCGCTTTCGAGCCGCTCCAGCGGCTCCTGGGGATGGCCGCCGATCGATTCGTCTCGGGACCGACTCCCGACGAACGTGCCCGGAGCACCGCGCGTGTTTGGGGCGAAGCCACGACCGACGACGGCGACCGCGCCGTCGCACGCATGACGACCCCCGATACGTACGACCTGACCGCGGCGACGGCCGTCGAGTCGGCCCGACGTGTCGTCTCGGGCGGGACCGAACCGGGCTTTCAGACGCCGGTCACGGCGTTCGGTGCCGACTACGTCACCGAGTTCGACGGCGTCACGCTAGAGCACGTCGAGGCGGCCTGA
- a CDS encoding ABC transporter substrate-binding protein yields the protein MTRLLGVAAAGTVAGCTGARERGEPSPDRPNGYVVGSASDAQTLNFVQIADGASSARVGLTMDGTYAITPDDELFPLWADVSTEDGRVYEVSLRETLRWSDPYGPMTAADWVYMIRNVFQSPDNWAGFVGRSDWVRDGSFVPVERTGTYSFEVRLPEPEPEFPMKPGLWGALCLPRGLLERYVPEKDVEGMRRDAEIQTLSYTGNLGPYRFERWERDARFVAVRNEDYYMHDVADVPDEWRTAPHFPRYVFQVVPEESARLSALQSGEVTETGVPETKVDRTAALPGVEVNVAPQPFCSLLVYNQRANGWTPLRRRTVREALSYAIDKTAVVRYILRGYANVAHTFQPAFSAWYDASRVRETGVGTGFDPREARDRLIAALGPDGYRYDDRGRLRAPDGRPVALRLVFPVGSETTQTVCEFIAQSYDEVGIEVTLRAVQFNTLLSQYVSNGAREGRGAWNAGPFNGGTREESTSPEQWDLQYGIVFNTYPRTPTATRDFWVRDGAVNFFGYEPAVDLGALYDEAATELNEDRRRGLFARIFGVLSDDQPCNFLHFSVAITGYLSGLEGPVERFGTGWNYQTWRFTTAANVHAPLPGRRDRR from the coding sequence GTGACCCGACTCCTGGGAGTCGCCGCGGCCGGCACCGTCGCGGGATGCACCGGCGCCCGGGAACGAGGTGAGCCGTCGCCGGATAGACCGAACGGTTACGTTGTCGGGAGCGCCTCGGACGCACAGACGCTCAACTTCGTCCAGATAGCGGACGGCGCGTCGTCGGCGCGGGTCGGACTGACGATGGACGGGACGTACGCCATCACCCCCGACGACGAACTGTTCCCGCTCTGGGCGGACGTGAGCACCGAGGACGGTCGCGTCTACGAGGTATCGCTCCGGGAGACGCTCCGCTGGAGCGACCCGTACGGCCCGATGACCGCGGCCGACTGGGTGTACATGATCCGCAACGTGTTCCAGTCCCCGGACAACTGGGCGGGGTTCGTCGGGCGGAGCGACTGGGTTCGAGACGGGTCGTTCGTCCCGGTCGAACGGACCGGGACGTACAGCTTCGAGGTTCGCCTGCCCGAACCCGAGCCCGAGTTCCCGATGAAGCCGGGGCTCTGGGGGGCGCTCTGTCTGCCGAGGGGTCTGCTGGAGCGGTACGTTCCCGAGAAGGACGTCGAGGGGATGCGCCGGGACGCCGAGATCCAGACGCTCTCGTACACGGGCAACCTCGGACCGTACCGCTTCGAGCGCTGGGAGCGCGACGCCCGGTTCGTCGCCGTCCGGAACGAGGACTACTACATGCACGACGTGGCGGACGTCCCCGACGAGTGGCGGACCGCCCCGCACTTCCCCCGTTACGTCTTCCAGGTCGTCCCCGAGGAGAGCGCGCGTCTCTCGGCGCTTCAGTCCGGCGAGGTCACCGAAACCGGCGTCCCGGAGACGAAGGTCGACCGGACCGCCGCGCTCCCGGGCGTCGAGGTGAACGTCGCCCCACAGCCGTTCTGTTCGCTGCTCGTCTACAACCAGCGCGCGAACGGCTGGACGCCCCTTCGACGACGGACGGTCCGGGAGGCGCTCTCGTACGCGATCGACAAAACGGCCGTCGTGCGGTACATCCTCCGGGGGTACGCGAACGTGGCCCACACGTTCCAGCCGGCGTTCTCCGCGTGGTACGACGCCTCGCGCGTCCGGGAGACCGGCGTCGGGACGGGATTCGATCCACGGGAAGCCCGCGATCGCCTGATCGCGGCGCTCGGCCCCGACGGCTACCGGTACGACGATCGGGGTCGGCTGCGCGCGCCGGACGGGCGGCCGGTCGCGCTCCGGCTCGTGTTTCCGGTGGGGTCCGAGACGACACAGACCGTCTGCGAGTTCATCGCCCAGTCCTACGACGAGGTCGGCATCGAGGTGACCCTGCGGGCCGTCCAGTTCAACACGCTCCTGTCGCAGTACGTCTCGAACGGCGCCCGCGAGGGCCGGGGCGCGTGGAACGCCGGCCCGTTCAACGGCGGCACCCGCGAGGAGTCGACGAGCCCGGAGCAGTGGGACCTCCAGTACGGCATCGTGTTCAACACCTACCCGCGGACGCCGACCGCGACCCGCGACTTCTGGGTGCGCGACGGCGCGGTCAACTTCTTCGGGTACGAACCCGCCGTCGACCTGGGCGCGCTGTACGACGAGGCCGCGACCGAACTGAACGAGGACCGGCGTCGGGGGCTGTTCGCGCGCATATTCGGCGTCCTCAGCGACGACCAGCCGTGTAACTTCCTGCACTTCAGCGTCGCCATCACCGGCTACCTGTCCGGGCTGGAGGGGCCGGTCGAGCGCTTCGGCACCGGGTGGAACTACCAGACCTGGCGGTTCACGACGGCGGCGAACGTCCACGCACCGCTCCCGGGGCGGAGGGACCGGCGGTGA
- a CDS encoding ABC transporter permease produces the protein MSAGWYVVRRLLWAVVVTYLILSVTFAFIVLTPNAQVAELQFQTAASGGDPGEAEQAFERARGREGSLVRQYLTYMGNLLTLNWGWSDTRSQPVTEAILEAYPYSLMYAAPAVILSTVLGLAIGLYSATHRYTAGDYLATLFAFFGLSIPNFWLGIVLLLVFGVVLGWVPVVFDPDVPAFSVRNAAQLALPVLVLATSSVAGIMRYTRAEALEYVRAEFVKMARAKGASEWRVLTRHVFRPALVPLVTILVGDLLGIFLAFSLLVEVVFGIPGLGRLSYQALLNGDTALVLGTTLVPVFLAVVGNLLQDVAYSVLDPRIELGGRE, from the coding sequence GTGAGCGCAGGCTGGTACGTGGTCCGGCGCCTCCTCTGGGCCGTGGTCGTGACCTACCTCATCCTGAGCGTGACGTTCGCGTTCATCGTCCTCACGCCGAACGCGCAGGTGGCCGAACTCCAGTTCCAGACGGCGGCGAGCGGCGGCGACCCCGGCGAGGCCGAGCAGGCGTTCGAACGTGCACGCGGCCGGGAGGGGTCGCTCGTTCGGCAGTACCTCACGTACATGGGTAACCTCCTGACGCTCAACTGGGGGTGGTCCGACACCCGCTCGCAGCCGGTGACGGAAGCCATCCTGGAGGCGTACCCCTACTCGCTGATGTACGCCGCGCCGGCGGTGATCCTCTCGACGGTGTTGGGGCTCGCCATCGGACTCTACTCGGCGACCCACCGCTACACGGCGGGCGACTACCTGGCGACGCTGTTCGCCTTCTTCGGGTTGAGCATCCCGAACTTCTGGCTCGGCATCGTCCTCCTCCTGGTGTTCGGGGTCGTGCTCGGGTGGGTTCCGGTCGTCTTCGACCCCGACGTGCCCGCGTTCAGCGTGCGGAACGCCGCCCAGCTCGCGCTACCGGTGCTCGTGCTGGCAACGAGCTCCGTCGCCGGGATCATGCGGTACACCCGGGCCGAGGCGCTGGAGTACGTCCGCGCCGAGTTCGTGAAGATGGCCCGGGCGAAGGGGGCCTCAGAGTGGCGCGTCCTCACCCGCCACGTCTTCCGACCCGCGCTGGTCCCGCTGGTGACCATCCTCGTCGGCGACCTCCTCGGCATCTTCCTGGCGTTCTCGCTGCTCGTCGAGGTCGTCTTCGGCATCCCCGGCCTCGGTCGGCTGAGCTACCAGGCGTTGCTCAACGGCGACACGGCGCTCGTCCTCGGGACGACGCTCGTTCCGGTGTTCCTCGCGGTCGTCGGGAACCTCCTGCAGGACGTCGCCTACAGCGTCCTCGACCCGCGCATCGAACTGGGAGGGCGCGAATGA
- a CDS encoding ABC transporter permease, translated as MSAEPDADRPSIDDRAPFETIDWEAIEASPRPALRTSVFLVALGSFAVAFLYDLLIVPPYEPTVASWDVTALDWLFMLTLLLVGCGLLVPLATNRRLIGHYWRRFRRNRAAVVSLWYLAAVFGLGIVGPAVLPQPTLNVAHSYLPPVGTTVPAYVPVECLGPVVEGACRGTWAHPLGTTRQGKDVLVLVVYGMRVSMEVGLVTSLLVVTIGTAVGAVAAYVGGLVDEVLMRYVDVQQTFPTFFLYLLLVYLFGGSLFLLIIIFGLTSWGGVARLVRSEALQRREEGYVTAAVVAGANRRAVVLRHIVPNVSNTVITATTLLIPGLVLAEAALSFLGLGDPTAPSWGQVIASGRGDLADAWWVSTVPGVFLFLTVLAFNFLGDALRDALDPRVEP; from the coding sequence ATGAGCGCCGAACCCGACGCCGACCGGCCGTCGATCGACGATCGGGCCCCGTTCGAGACCATCGACTGGGAGGCGATCGAGGCGTCGCCGCGGCCCGCCCTCCGCACGTCCGTGTTCCTGGTCGCCCTGGGGTCGTTCGCGGTCGCCTTCCTGTACGACCTGCTGATCGTCCCGCCGTACGAGCCGACGGTCGCCTCGTGGGACGTGACGGCGCTGGACTGGCTGTTCATGCTGACGCTGCTGCTGGTGGGGTGTGGCCTCCTCGTCCCGCTGGCGACGAACCGCCGGCTGATCGGCCACTACTGGCGGCGCTTCCGGCGCAACCGGGCCGCCGTCGTCAGCCTGTGGTACCTCGCGGCCGTCTTCGGACTGGGAATCGTCGGCCCGGCGGTCCTCCCACAGCCCACGCTGAACGTCGCGCACAGCTACCTGCCGCCGGTGGGGACGACGGTCCCCGCCTACGTGCCCGTCGAGTGTCTCGGCCCGGTGGTCGAGGGGGCGTGCCGGGGGACGTGGGCACACCCCCTCGGAACGACCCGGCAGGGGAAGGACGTCCTCGTGCTCGTCGTATACGGGATGCGCGTCAGCATGGAGGTCGGGCTGGTCACGTCGCTGCTCGTCGTGACCATCGGCACCGCCGTCGGCGCCGTCGCGGCCTACGTCGGCGGGCTCGTCGACGAGGTCCTGATGCGCTACGTCGACGTCCAGCAGACGTTTCCGACGTTCTTCCTCTACCTCCTGCTGGTCTACCTCTTCGGCGGCAGCCTCTTTCTGCTCATCATCATCTTCGGGTTGACCAGCTGGGGCGGCGTGGCGCGGCTCGTCCGGAGCGAGGCGCTCCAGCGCCGCGAGGAGGGCTACGTGACGGCCGCGGTCGTCGCCGGGGCGAACCGGCGGGCCGTCGTCCTCCGCCACATCGTCCCGAACGTCTCGAACACCGTCATCACGGCGACGACGCTGCTCATACCGGGGCTCGTCCTCGCCGAGGCCGCCCTCTCCTTTCTCGGCCTGGGCGACCCCACGGCCCCCTCCTGGGGGCAGGTCATCGCCAGCGGGCGGGGGGACCTCGCCGACGCCTGGTGGGTCTCGACCGTCCCCGGCGTCTTCCTCTTTCTGACCGTGCTGGCGTTCAACTTCCTGGGCGACGCGCTGCGCGACGCCCTCGACCCGCGGGTGGAGCCGTGA
- a CDS encoding ABC transporter ATP-binding protein — protein sequence MTGPLLSVGDLRVTFHADEGDVRAVDGVSFDVNRGEVVCLVGESGSGKTVTAEAITRLLPVPPAELEGEVRFDGQDLTTLPEATMREIRGARIAHVFQNPQGALNPVYTVGWQLVEAIRLHRDVPAAAARERAVDLLATVGIPDPVARFADYPHEFSGGQKQRVAIAMALASDPDLLVADEPTTALDATVQQQILRLLEDLRTATGLAVLLVTHDLGVVAEIGDEVVVLYAGKVMEHAPVEALFDAPAHPYTRALLACLPGTGRATTEGIPGSLPDPTDPPAGCRFHPRCPYAVEECRAGEQPPLYDRGPGHDVSCVHYGPDGDPAVVLGDAVAAAIRPEAGGDRTSGGESS from the coding sequence GTGACCGGGCCGCTGCTCTCGGTCGGGGACCTCCGGGTGACCTTCCACGCGGACGAGGGCGACGTGCGCGCCGTCGACGGCGTGAGCTTCGACGTGAACCGGGGCGAGGTGGTCTGTCTCGTCGGCGAGAGCGGATCGGGCAAGACCGTCACCGCGGAGGCCATCACGCGCCTGCTCCCCGTGCCGCCCGCGGAACTCGAGGGGGAGGTCCGCTTCGACGGGCAGGACCTGACGACGCTCCCCGAGGCAACCATGCGGGAGATACGGGGCGCGCGAATCGCCCACGTGTTCCAGAACCCGCAGGGCGCGCTGAACCCAGTCTACACCGTCGGATGGCAGCTGGTCGAGGCGATCCGACTCCACCGGGACGTCCCGGCCGCCGCGGCGCGAGAGCGCGCGGTCGACCTGCTGGCGACGGTCGGCATCCCGGACCCGGTCGCGCGCTTCGCGGACTACCCCCACGAGTTCTCGGGCGGACAGAAACAGCGCGTCGCCATCGCCATGGCGCTGGCGAGCGACCCCGACCTGCTCGTCGCCGACGAACCGACGACCGCGCTGGACGCCACGGTCCAACAGCAGATCCTCCGGCTCCTGGAGGACCTCCGGACCGCGACCGGTCTGGCGGTGCTGCTCGTCACCCACGACCTCGGCGTCGTCGCGGAGATCGGCGACGAAGTGGTCGTCCTCTACGCCGGGAAGGTGATGGAGCACGCGCCCGTGGAGGCGCTGTTCGACGCGCCCGCCCACCCGTACACCCGCGCCCTGCTCGCGTGTCTGCCCGGGACGGGTCGCGCGACGACCGAGGGGATCCCGGGGTCGCTGCCGGACCCGACTGACCCGCCCGCGGGCTGTCGGTTCCACCCGCGCTGCCCGTACGCGGTCGAGGAGTGCCGGGCCGGCGAGCAGCCGCCGCTGTACGATCGCGGGCCGGGCCACGACGTCTCATGCGTGCACTACGGGCCGGACGGCGACCCCGCGGTCGTCCTCGGGGACGCGGTAGCGGCCGCGATCCGTCCCGAGGCGGGCGGCGACCGGACGTCCGGGGGTGAGTCGTCGTGA
- a CDS encoding ABC transporter ATP-binding protein codes for MSDPLLAVRNLEKHYPITEGVLRREVGRVRAVDGVTFEVARGETLGLVGESGCGKSTVGRCVLRLEEPTGGEVVFDGEDVLALSGRARKRFRRRAQLVPQDAAASLDPRMSVGQSVAEPLAIHGYGDRERRRAVVADLLERVGLDADDVARYPHELSGGQKRRVAIARALVLNPALVVADEPVAGLDVSVQAAILRLLARVRDRFDLAMLFVSHDLSVVREVCDRVAVMYLGELVELAPTERLFTDPGHPYTRALLSAVPARHPRERGRGTELPGDVPSPANPPPGCRFHTRCPEVIPPPDSDFGQGAWRAVMTLRQDLAADDLDLRFARELAGTDDPDALAAAVRRAYDVPAELSDPAAERVLTAALATAVRGDGRAAADRLADEFPTVCEHRHPRRYRAGEGQWATCHLHDEALDANAGQIVRNEMPREER; via the coding sequence GTGAGCGACCCCCTGCTCGCGGTCCGGAACCTCGAGAAACACTACCCGATCACCGAGGGCGTCCTCCGACGGGAGGTCGGGCGCGTGCGGGCCGTGGACGGCGTCACCTTCGAGGTGGCCCGCGGCGAGACGCTGGGGCTGGTCGGGGAGTCCGGCTGCGGGAAGTCCACCGTCGGGCGGTGCGTCCTGCGGCTGGAGGAACCCACGGGGGGCGAGGTCGTCTTCGACGGCGAGGACGTCCTGGCGCTGTCGGGCCGGGCGCGAAAGCGGTTCCGGCGGCGCGCACAGCTCGTCCCCCAAGACGCCGCCGCGAGCCTCGACCCCCGGATGAGCGTCGGCCAGTCGGTGGCCGAGCCCCTGGCGATCCACGGCTACGGCGACCGTGAGCGCCGGCGGGCGGTGGTCGCCGACCTCCTCGAACGCGTCGGGCTGGACGCCGACGACGTGGCCCGCTACCCCCACGAGCTCTCCGGGGGCCAGAAGCGCCGCGTCGCCATCGCCCGGGCGCTCGTGCTCAACCCCGCGCTCGTCGTCGCCGACGAACCCGTCGCCGGGCTGGACGTGAGCGTCCAGGCCGCCATCCTGCGGCTGCTCGCCCGCGTCAGGGACCGTTTCGATCTCGCGATGCTGTTCGTCAGCCACGACCTGAGCGTCGTCCGGGAGGTCTGCGACCGCGTCGCGGTGATGTACCTCGGCGAACTCGTCGAACTCGCGCCGACCGAACGGCTGTTCACCGATCCCGGCCACCCGTACACCCGCGCCCTGCTCTCGGCGGTGCCGGCACGGCACCCGCGCGAGCGGGGGCGAGGGACGGAGCTGCCCGGCGACGTGCCGAGTCCGGCGAACCCGCCGCCGGGCTGCCGGTTCCACACGCGCTGTCCCGAGGTGATCCCGCCGCCCGACTCCGACTTCGGGCAGGGGGCCTGGCGGGCCGTGATGACGCTCCGCCAGGACCTCGCCGCGGACGACCTCGACCTGCGGTTCGCACGGGAGCTCGCCGGGACCGACGACCCGGACGCCCTCGCGGCCGCCGTCCGCCGGGCCTACGACGTGCCGGCGGAGCTGTCGGACCCCGCCGCCGAGCGGGTGCTGACCGCGGCACTCGCGACGGCGGTCCGTGGCGACGGTCGGGCGGCGGCCGACCGGCTGGCGGACGAGTTCCCGACCGTCTGCGAGCACCGACACCCCCGCCGCTACCGGGCGGGCGAAGGGCAGTGGGCGACCTGCCACCTCCACGACGAGGCGCTCGACGCGAACGCGGGGCAGATCGTGCGGAACGAGATGCCGAGGGAGGAACGCTGA
- a CDS encoding class I SAM-dependent methyltransferase, with protein MTTETRTEADPIDGRKLNELVETSLVDLGATVHAALVVVGDELGLYAALDDAGPLTSAEVAEGTDTAERYVREWLRSQAAGGYVTYDPETDRYDLSPEQAFVLADEESPAFMPGAFQLVASAARIEPDLREAFRTGEGIGWHEHDGDLFHGTERFFGPAYGANLTDWIGALEGVDATLRAGGCVVDVGCGHGAPTIHIAEAYPDSTVVGVDYHEASIAVARERAETAGVADRVDFEVTTAREYDGADYDLVTMFNCFHDMGDPVGVAAHVRETLGDDGTWMIVEPYAEDRVEGNLTPFGRLAYSISTVACTPTSLSQDVGYGLGAQAGEERTRDVVTEGGFTHFRCVAETATNMVFEAKPQ; from the coding sequence ATGACGACGGAAACCCGAACGGAAGCGGACCCGATCGACGGACGGAAGCTGAACGAACTCGTGGAGACGTCCCTCGTCGACCTCGGCGCGACGGTCCACGCCGCGCTGGTCGTCGTCGGCGACGAACTCGGCCTCTACGCGGCACTGGACGACGCCGGGCCGCTCACGTCCGCCGAGGTGGCCGAGGGGACGGACACCGCGGAACGGTACGTCCGCGAATGGCTGCGCTCCCAGGCCGCCGGCGGGTACGTCACCTACGACCCCGAGACCGACCGCTACGATCTCTCCCCCGAGCAGGCGTTCGTACTGGCCGACGAGGAGAGTCCGGCGTTCATGCCGGGCGCGTTCCAGTTGGTCGCGTCGGCGGCCAGGATCGAACCCGACCTCCGCGAGGCGTTTCGAACGGGAGAGGGCATCGGCTGGCACGAACACGACGGGGACCTGTTTCACGGCACCGAACGCTTCTTCGGGCCGGCCTACGGGGCCAACCTGACCGACTGGATCGGGGCGCTCGAGGGCGTGGACGCCACGCTGAGGGCGGGCGGGTGCGTCGTCGACGTGGGCTGTGGACACGGCGCGCCGACGATCCACATCGCCGAGGCGTACCCCGATTCGACGGTCGTCGGCGTCGACTACCACGAGGCGTCGATAGCGGTGGCGCGCGAGCGGGCGGAAACCGCCGGCGTGGCCGACCGCGTCGACTTCGAGGTGACGACCGCGAGGGAGTACGACGGTGCCGACTACGACCTCGTCACGATGTTCAACTGCTTTCACGACATGGGCGATCCCGTCGGCGTGGCGGCCCACGTCCGGGAGACGCTCGGCGACGACGGCACGTGGATGATCGTCGAACCCTACGCCGAGGACCGGGTCGAGGGGAACCTCACCCCGTTCGGCCGCCTGGCGTACTCGATCTCGACGGTGGCCTGTACGCCGACGTCGCTCAGTCAGGACGTCGGCTACGGTCTCGGCGCACAGGCGGGGGAGGAACGGACCCGTGACGTCGTCACCGAGGGCGGATTCACGCACTTTCGCTGCGTAGCCGAGACGGCGACCAACATGGTCTTCGAAGCGAAGCCGCAGTAG
- a CDS encoding winged helix-turn-helix domain-containing protein has translation MGPSTTRDAEQSAAAAKDEAFQLLSDGTRLEMLQALWEAHDPTDASPLRFSELRERIGADDPGQIYYHLDKLTTHFVRRTEDGYELRESGMRIVRMLLSGTAIDDPEVEPVEVDVSCWYCGGQPELSYRDGWRYLECTNCDARCVDTFPPGVISKNEFPPSGLRGRTADEINEADRIWGAHRRASVMDGVCPECAGDMPVTSVRTCEDHRPDWDGYQFCEACGSIFRTLVSHVCEGCKYQWQMPTLFYPTREPAVVAFYYDHGVEFDLATYEQRTHLLDYREELLSEDPVRIRITIPLEGEELRLTFDERMDVVDVYR, from the coding sequence ATGGGCCCATCCACCACGAGGGACGCGGAACAGTCCGCTGCTGCCGCCAAGGACGAGGCGTTTCAGCTCCTCTCGGACGGGACCCGCCTCGAGATGCTGCAGGCCCTCTGGGAGGCACACGATCCGACGGACGCCTCGCCGTTGCGGTTCTCCGAGCTCCGCGAACGCATCGGCGCCGACGACCCGGGCCAGATCTACTACCACCTCGACAAGCTCACGACCCACTTCGTCCGTCGGACCGAGGACGGCTACGAACTCAGGGAGTCGGGGATGCGCATCGTCCGGATGCTGCTTTCCGGGACCGCGATCGACGATCCGGAGGTCGAGCCGGTGGAGGTCGACGTGTCGTGTTGGTACTGCGGCGGCCAGCCGGAGTTGAGCTACCGGGACGGCTGGCGCTATCTGGAGTGTACCAACTGCGACGCCCGGTGCGTCGACACCTTCCCGCCCGGCGTCATCAGCAAGAACGAGTTCCCGCCGTCCGGGCTGCGGGGCCGGACCGCCGACGAGATCAACGAGGCGGATCGGATCTGGGGCGCCCACCGACGTGCGTCCGTGATGGACGGCGTCTGTCCGGAGTGTGCGGGGGACATGCCCGTCACCTCCGTACGAACCTGTGAGGACCACCGCCCGGACTGGGATGGGTACCAGTTCTGCGAGGCCTGCGGGTCGATCTTCCGGACGCTCGTCTCGCACGTCTGCGAGGGCTGCAAGTACCAGTGGCAGATGCCGACGTTGTTCTACCCGACGAGAGAGCCGGCCGTGGTCGCGTTCTACTACGACCACGGCGTCGAGTTCGACCTCGCCACGTACGAACAGCGCACGCACCTCCTCGACTATCGGGAGGAACTCCTCTCGGAGGACCCAGTCCGCATACGGATCACGATCCCCCTGGAGGGGGAGGAGCTCCGACTCACGTTCGACGAACGGATGGACGTCGTCGATGTCTATCGGTGA
- a CDS encoding RNA ligase partner protein — MPGDPPRQQFVLDTSLFITDEIREGGESVDEAVLRLLHLIATARLELNMSCYVPPSIHDELATMLRDRDASDEAFSRLDTWVIRKSPDRYGVTIPANIVYEFIDEMSDRVDRGLRVSEEALREVERLDPAQLSGDADGREEFMTEADRILSQMRDKYRRALRQGVLDSREDFDLLVLARELDAGVVTEDRGIISWADEFGLRYVRGGQFPTLLEEYLRATGVEGFEN; from the coding sequence ATGCCCGGTGACCCGCCGCGACAGCAGTTCGTCCTCGACACCTCGCTTTTCATCACCGACGAGATCCGCGAGGGCGGCGAGTCGGTGGACGAGGCCGTGCTCCGACTGCTCCACCTCATCGCGACCGCCAGGCTCGAACTCAACATGTCGTGTTACGTCCCCCCCTCGATCCACGACGAGCTCGCCACGATGCTCCGCGACCGGGACGCGAGCGACGAGGCGTTCTCGCGGCTCGACACCTGGGTGATCCGGAAGAGCCCGGACCGCTACGGCGTCACCATCCCCGCGAACATCGTCTACGAGTTCATCGACGAGATGAGCGATCGGGTCGACCGGGGGCTCCGCGTCTCGGAGGAGGCGCTCCGCGAGGTCGAACGGCTCGACCCGGCGCAGTTGAGCGGCGACGCCGACGGCCGGGAGGAGTTCATGACCGAGGCCGACCGCATCCTCTCGCAGATGCGGGACAAGTACCGCCGGGCGCTCCGGCAGGGCGTGCTGGACTCCCGCGAGGACTTCGACCTGCTCGTCCTCGCCCGCGAACTCGACGCCGGCGTCGTCACCGAGGACCGGGGGATCATCTCCTGGGCGGACGAGTTCGGCCTCCGGTACGTCCGCGGCGGCCAGTTCCCGACGCTCCTCGAGGAGTACCTGCGCGCGACGGGCGTCGAGGGGTTCGAGAACTGA